A single window of Bombus pascuorum chromosome 1, iyBomPasc1.1, whole genome shotgun sequence DNA harbors:
- the LOC132912028 gene encoding transcription initiation factor TFIID subunit 11 has protein sequence MDNIFGKEDSENESEHVDVEEKEEKVSPSQDSVIKDVEAIDVDNIQVKVEYDAMSSQSQSDGEEIETNLLCDEVTELEDQLEIVKHEIESREEEQAREDIFENDIVLPHANPTSVKERRESKEKSKKELEEEERERMQVLVSNFTEDQLDRYEMYRRAAFPKAAIKRIMQTITGCSVSQNVVIAMSGIAKVFVGEIVEEALDVMEAHQESGPLQPKHLREAVRRLRLQGQIPNGRANKTFFRL, from the exons ATGGATAATATATTTGGAAAAGAAGACTCTGAAAATGAAAGCGAGCATGTAGATGTtgaggaaaaggaagaaaaagttaGCCCTTCGCAAGATTCTGTAATCAAAGATGTAGAAGCGATAGATGTTGATAATATACAAGTTAAG GTAGAATATGATGCGATGAGTTCGCAGTCACAGTCGGATggagaagaaatagaaactaATTTATTATGTGACGAAGTCACAGAATTGGAAGATCAATTGGAAATTGTTAAACATGAAATTGAAAGTAGAGAAGAAGAGCAAGCTAGGgaagatatatttgaaaatgacaTAGTATTGCCTCATGCAAATCCAACAAGcgttaaagaaagaagagaaagtaaagagaaaagtaaaaaagaattagaagaagaagaaagagaaaggatgCA aGTACTAGTGTCAAATTTCACTGAGGATCAATTGGACAGATATGAAATGTATAGAAGAGCAGCTTTTCCAAAAGCTGCGATAAAAaga ATCATGCAAACTATAACAGGTTGTTCAGTGTCACAGAATGTGGTCATCGCTATGTCTGGTATAGCAAAAGTGTTCGTTGGAGAAATAGTAGAAGAAG CTCTTGACGTTATGGAAGCTCATCAGGAATCGGGTCCTTTACAACCAAAACATTTAAGAGAAGCAGTTAGAAGATTAAGACTTCAAGGGCAAATTCCAAATGGACGTGCTAATAAAACATTCTTTCGTCTATAA